One Cottoperca gobio chromosome 23, fCotGob3.1, whole genome shotgun sequence genomic region harbors:
- the slc41a2b gene encoding solute carrier family 41 member 2 — MSIQSLGGAIGDSLGSSLTVRMSGAGGGWSALPLKPVSSGRIASLFQTMVPTGYTKLQEERLSMVDLGAKPEAASLQNGYRQETSHTEGRRLMDRASRSSVTLSDCGDGAYSETEPMLAERRLSGEEADEEEEEDEEEGLGSAVQNMPKESPLAMALQILLPFLLAGFGTVSAGMVLDIVQHWEAFQYITEIFILVPALLGLKGNLEMTLASRLSTAVNVGKMDSPIEKWNLIIGNLALKQVQATVVGFLAAVAAVVLGWIPEGKFQMSHAVLLCSSSVATAFIASMLQGFIMVGVIVGSKKTGINPDNVATPIAASFGDLITLAILAWISQGLYKCLDTYPYVSSLFCAFFMCLTPLWIVISSKHPASRTLLYSGWEPVITAMVISSIGGLILDKTVSDPNLAGIVVYTPVINGIGGNLVAIQASRFSTHLHFHCAPGEVPDEAKGCYYPCRTFWGKGANHRSAQVLLLLVIPGHLIFLYTIHLMKSGHTTLTPIFMSVYLAAAMLQVLLLLCIADWMVHSMWRSGKDPDSFSIPYLTALGDLLGTALLALSFHFLWVIGDQDSDVGD, encoded by the exons ATGAGTATCCAGAGTCTGGGAGGAGCTATAGGGGATTCCCTGGGCTCTAGCCTGACGGTGCGTATGAGCGGAGCAGGTGGCGGGTGGAGTGCTCTCCCTCTGAAGCCTGTTTCCTCTGGACGGATCGCCTCTCTATTCCAAACCATGGTTCCCACCGGTTATACTAAGCTACAGGAGGAGCGCCTATCCATGGTGGACCTCGGAGCTAAACCCGAGGCCGCCTCGCTCCAGAATGGCTACAGACAagagacatcacacacagaagGCCGGCGGCTCATGGACCGGGCCTCTCGGTCCTCTGTGACTTTATCTGACTGTGGAGATGGAGCCTACTCTGAAACAGAGCCCATGCTGGCTGAGAGGAGGCTCTCCGGGGAGGAGgcggatgaggaggaggaggaggacgaggaggaaggGCTGGGATCTGCTGTGCAGAATATGCCCAAGGAGTCGCCGCTGGCCATGGCGCTGCAGATCTTGCTGCCGTTCCTGCTCGCTGGATTTGGAACTGTATCAGCAGGAATGGTGCTGGATATTGTGCAG CACTGGGAGGCGTTCCAGTACATCACCGAGATCTTCATCCTGGTTCCTGCTCTGCTCGGCCTCAAGGGAAACTTGGAGATGACTCTGGCCTCAAGGCTCTCCACAgcg GTGAATGTGGGCAAGATGGATTCTCCCATTGAGAAGTGGAATCTAATCATAGGCAACCTGGCACTGAAGCAG gTTCAGGCCACTGTGGTGGGTTTCCTGGCTGCAGTAGCAGCCGTGGTTCTCGGTTGGATCCCGGAGGGAAAGTTCCAGATGAGCCACGCCGTGCTGCTCTGCTCAAGCAGCGTGGCCACGGCCTTTATAGCCTCCATGCTGcagg GGTTCATCATGGTGGGTGTGATTGTGGGTTCCAAGAAGACGGGCATCAACCCAGACAACGTAGCCACCCCCATTGCTGCCAGTTTTGGTGACCTCATCACTTTGGCGATCCTGGCCTGGATAAGCCAGGGCCTCTACAAGTGCCTGG ATACCTACCCGTATGTGTCCTCACTGTTCTGCGCCTTTTTCATGTGTCTGACTCCTCTGTGGATCGTCATCTCCTCCAAGCACCCAGCCAGCCGCACCCTGCTCTACTCCGGATGGGAGCCAGTCATCACTGCCATGGTCatcagcag CATCGGAGGACTCATCCTGGACAAAACAGTGTCTGACCCAAATCTGGCTGGCATCGTGGTGTACACGCCGGTTATCAACG GAATCGGGGGAAACCTGGTTGCTATTCAAGCCAGCAGGTTCTCCACTCACCTGCACTTCCACTGTGCTCCTGGGGAGGTTCCTGACGAGGCCAAGGGCTGTTACTACCCCTGCCGCACGTTCTGGGGTAAAG gAGCCAATCATCGCTCTGCTCAGGTGCTCCTCCTCTTGGTGATTCCCGGTCACCTGATCTTCCTGTACACCATCCATCTGATGAAGAGCGGACACACCACCCTGACTCCCATCTTCATGTCCGTCTACCTGGCTGCTGCTATGCTGCAG gtgttgctgttgttgtgtaTAGCCGACTGGATGGTGCACTCCATGTGGCGGAGCGGCA
- the nopchap1 gene encoding NOP protein chaperone 1: MEVNIKKTSSQALLSCGNGEGLSEKLLLKPKAGRPQQTERVPRSSVLERLQSFLPQMAEANEKLKQRMVEAPAGHFDIENVEEAERVIEMDVALVELSGTDSDSEDAEETSDSEEESESDITEQNLKLPGDKGKKKKANIQVLH, from the exons ATGGAAGTAAACATCAAGAAAACGAGTTCACAGGCTTTGCTGTCTTGTGGAAACGGAGAAg GTCTCAGTGAGAAGCTTCTCCTCAAGCCAAAGGCTGGCAGACCCCAGCAGACAGAGAGGGTCCCGAGAAGCAGCG TGTTGGAGCGGCTGCAGAGCTTCCTGCCCCAGATGGCCGAAGCCAACGAGAAGCTGAAGCAGCGGATGGTTGAAGCTCCTGCTGGACATTTTGACATAGAGAACGtggaagaggcagagagggtCATAGAGATG GACGTGGCGCTGGTGGAGCTCAGCGGGACAGACAGCGACTCCGAAGACGCAGAGGAGACTTCGGACTCTGAGGAGGAATCAGAGAGCGACATCACAGAGCAGAACCTCAAGTTACCTGGAGACAaaggcaagaagaagaaagcaaacaTACAAGTTCTCCATTAA